In Sedimenticola thiotaurini, the following proteins share a genomic window:
- the clpS gene encoding ATP-dependent Clp protease adapter ClpS, whose product MTDKSNPYDDGGLAVETSKPKLKRPPMYKVLLLNDDYTPMEFVVLVLETFFKMDHEKATQIMLNVHTRGVGVCGVYTKDVAETKVAQVNEFSRSHQHPLLCALEEA is encoded by the coding sequence ATGACGGATAAATCCAACCCATATGATGACGGCGGGCTTGCGGTAGAGACTTCCAAGCCGAAGCTCAAGCGGCCGCCCATGTATAAGGTGCTGTTATTGAACGACGACTACACACCCATGGAGTTTGTGGTGTTGGTGCTGGAAACGTTTTTCAAGATGGATCATGAAAAAGCCACTCAAATCATGCTGAATGTACATACACGTGGCGTTGGTGTTTGTGGGGTCTACACTAAGGATGTGGCGGAGACAAAAGTAGCCCAGGTGAACGAGTTTTCCCGCAGCCACCAGCACCCGTTACTTTGTGCGCTGGAGGAGGCTTGA
- the cspD gene encoding cold shock domain-containing protein CspD encodes MATGTVKWFNNAKGYGFVTPDQGEQDIFIHFSAISMDGYKTLKEGQKVQFELEEGPKGLHAANLQSISDA; translated from the coding sequence ATGGCAACGGGCACAGTTAAATGGTTCAACAACGCTAAAGGTTATGGGTTTGTCACGCCTGATCAGGGCGAACAGGATATTTTCATCCATTTCTCGGCCATAAGTATGGATGGCTACAAGACACTCAAGGAGGGCCAGAAAGTTCAGTTTGAACTTGAAGAGGGGCCCAAGGGACTACACGCAGCCAATCTGCAGTCTATTTCCGACGCCTGA
- the icd gene encoding NADP-dependent isocitrate dehydrogenase, which yields MAYDKIKVPADGEKITVNPDFSLSVPNRPIIPYIEGDGIGVDITPVMLKVIDASVEKAYGGERSIAWMEIFAGEKANNLYGGDTWLPEETYDAIREFVVSIKGPLTTPVGGGMRSLNVALRQVLDLFVCLRPVRYYEGTPSPLKRPDLTDMVIFRENSEDIYAGIEWEEGTAEAKKMIDFLQNEMGVTKIRFPECSGIGVKPVSRDGTRRLVRKALQYAIDNDRASVTLVHKGNIMKYTEGAFKNWGYEIAKEEFGAVEIDGGPWCSFKNPKTGKEIIVKDSIADAFLQQILLRPAEYDVIATLNLNGDYISDALAAQVGGIGIAPGANLSDTVAMFEATHGTAPKYAGQDKVNPGSLILSAEMMLRHMGWVEAADLVVKGMSGAIKAKTVTYDFERLMEGSTLLSCSAFGDAMIANM from the coding sequence ATGGCATACGATAAGATTAAAGTTCCGGCAGACGGCGAAAAAATTACCGTTAATCCTGATTTCTCCCTCAGTGTTCCCAATCGCCCAATTATTCCCTACATAGAGGGAGATGGTATCGGTGTCGATATTACCCCGGTGATGTTGAAGGTGATCGATGCCTCGGTGGAGAAGGCGTATGGCGGAGAACGCAGTATTGCCTGGATGGAGATCTTTGCCGGGGAAAAAGCCAACAATCTTTATGGCGGAGATACCTGGTTGCCCGAAGAGACCTATGACGCGATTCGGGAGTTCGTGGTATCCATCAAGGGACCGTTGACCACACCAGTTGGTGGTGGCATGCGATCGCTCAACGTGGCGCTCCGCCAGGTGCTGGATCTTTTCGTCTGTCTGCGTCCGGTTCGTTATTACGAAGGGACCCCAAGCCCGTTGAAACGTCCCGATCTGACCGATATGGTCATCTTCCGGGAGAACTCGGAAGACATCTATGCGGGCATCGAGTGGGAAGAGGGCACCGCTGAAGCCAAGAAAATGATCGATTTCCTACAGAATGAGATGGGCGTCACCAAGATCCGCTTCCCGGAGTGCTCGGGTATCGGTGTCAAGCCGGTTTCCCGTGATGGAACCCGGCGCCTGGTCCGCAAGGCGTTGCAGTATGCCATCGATAACGATCGCGCCTCGGTTACCCTGGTACATAAGGGTAACATCATGAAGTATACCGAGGGTGCATTCAAAAACTGGGGTTACGAGATCGCCAAGGAAGAGTTCGGTGCAGTTGAGATCGATGGGGGACCCTGGTGCAGCTTCAAAAACCCGAAGACCGGTAAAGAGATTATCGTCAAGGACTCGATTGCCGATGCCTTCCTGCAGCAGATCTTGTTGCGTCCGGCCGAGTACGACGTGATAGCGACCCTGAATCTGAATGGTGATTACATTTCAGACGCGCTGGCGGCACAGGTCGGTGGAATCGGTATCGCGCCGGGCGCCAACCTGTCCGATACGGTGGCAATGTTTGAGGCGACTCACGGCACCGCGCCAAAGTATGCCGGCCAGGATAAGGTAAACCCCGGTTCGTTGATTCTTTCAGCAGAGATGATGCTGCGCCATATGGGGTGGGTGGAAGCAGCTGATTTGGTCGTCAAAGGGATGTCTGGTGCGATCAAGGCAAAGACGGTCACCTATGACTTCGAGCGCCTGATGGAAGGTTCAACACTGCTGAGTTGTTCGGCCTTTGGCGATGCCATGATTGCCAATATGTAA
- a CDS encoding endonuclease III domain-containing protein, with protein MSAVGANSSGQLHQVYCRLLERYGPQNWWPADTEFEVMVGAILTQNTAWRNVELAIRNLKQADLLAAERILACPDGELAQLLRPAGYFNIKASRLKNLCRFLDRVSCRQLEAMPTAELREQFLSVKGVGPETADDILLYAFRRPVFVIDAYTRRIFSRLGLVSGAESYEQLRARFEKELAPSDAVYGEYHALIIQHAKVACRVRPECDGCTLAIQCEYLNK; from the coding sequence ATGAGTGCCGTTGGCGCCAATTCATCGGGCCAGCTCCACCAAGTCTACTGCCGTTTGCTGGAGCGCTACGGCCCACAAAACTGGTGGCCGGCAGACACAGAGTTCGAGGTGATGGTCGGTGCGATACTGACCCAGAACACCGCCTGGCGTAATGTGGAGTTGGCGATTCGGAACCTCAAGCAGGCAGATCTGCTTGCCGCCGAACGAATACTGGCCTGCCCGGATGGGGAGTTGGCCCAACTGCTGCGACCTGCAGGCTATTTCAATATCAAGGCAAGTCGTCTGAAAAATCTTTGCCGTTTTCTGGACAGGGTCAGTTGTCGGCAACTGGAGGCGATGCCCACTGCCGAGTTGCGGGAACAGTTTCTGTCGGTGAAGGGGGTGGGGCCGGAAACCGCCGATGACATCCTGCTCTACGCTTTCCGCAGACCGGTTTTTGTGATCGATGCCTATACCCGCAGAATCTTTTCCAGATTAGGACTAGTATCCGGTGCGGAAAGCTACGAACAGCTCAGAGCCCGCTTCGAAAAGGAGCTGGCTCCATCAGACGCGGTTTATGGTGAGTATCACGCGCTGATCATACAGCATGCCAAGGTGGCATGTCGGGTCAGACCGGAGTGTGATGGCTGTACCTTGGCTATCCAGTGTGAATATTTGAATAAATAG
- the rluB gene encoding 23S rRNA pseudouridine(2605) synthase RluB: MKNKPQQRGPGERLQKVLANAGFGSRREIERQIEAGEVSVNGRTAQLGDRVTPEDTIYIGRTKVGAWRLKKQETQVIVYNKPEGELVTRDDPAGRPTVFSRLPKLVGSRWIAVGRLDINTSGLMIFTTDGELANKLMHPSQQIEREYAVRVHGDVTNEKLEQLVNGVNLEDGFARFEDIVESGGEGRNRWFHVVIMEGRNREVRRLWEAVDLKVNRLKRVRFGPLFLDSSLAIGRHRPLTAEELQELLLATGAAPEPAPKKRRPGRKGKPRSTRNKTTSRR, from the coding sequence ATGAAGAATAAACCGCAACAGCGCGGGCCAGGTGAACGGTTACAGAAAGTGCTGGCGAACGCCGGTTTCGGATCACGGCGGGAAATCGAACGACAGATCGAGGCGGGCGAGGTCTCGGTCAATGGCAGAACCGCCCAACTCGGTGATCGGGTAACGCCGGAAGATACCATCTACATCGGTAGAACCAAGGTGGGTGCCTGGCGGCTTAAAAAGCAAGAGACCCAGGTCATCGTCTATAACAAACCGGAAGGTGAACTGGTCACCCGTGATGATCCTGCCGGTCGTCCCACGGTGTTTTCCCGCTTGCCGAAACTGGTGGGTAGTCGCTGGATTGCGGTGGGCCGACTGGATATCAATACCAGCGGTCTGATGATCTTTACCACGGACGGCGAGCTGGCCAACAAGCTGATGCACCCGTCCCAGCAGATCGAACGGGAGTATGCGGTCCGGGTTCATGGTGATGTCACTAACGAAAAGCTGGAGCAGTTGGTTAACGGGGTGAATCTGGAGGATGGTTTCGCCCGCTTTGAGGATATCGTCGAATCCGGGGGCGAAGGGCGCAACCGCTGGTTCCATGTGGTGATCATGGAGGGCCGCAACCGGGAGGTGCGGCGGCTGTGGGAGGCGGTCGACCTGAAGGTCAACCGGCTCAAGCGGGTCCGCTTTGGACCGCTGTTTCTGGATAGCAGTCTGGCTATCGGACGGCACAGACCATTGACCGCAGAGGAGTTGCAGGAGCTGCTGCTGGCCACGGGAGCTGCGCCGGAGCCGGCTCCGAAAAAACGCCGGCCAGGCAGGAAAGGTAAGCCCCGATCCACCCGGAACAAGACCACATCCAGGCGATGA
- the scpB gene encoding SMC-Scp complex subunit ScpB: MMDKLKQIVEAALLAAGGPLTVDHLQELFLEEERPEKKDVREALAALAEDYRGRGIEIAEVAGGFRVNVREEYAPWVSRLWEERAPRYSRALLETLALIAYRQPITRGEIEEIRGVSVSSNIVKTLLEREWVRVVGTRDVPGKPSLYATTREFLNYFGLKSLDELPTLQQIRDLDSINQELELAEPGSEVTENSPMADGEDPDYVEEIGAEAEPADGPDSADDPLAEVIPLHGESAAAEAPEAELESVTGSDTDSSSESAALDGKKDEE; encoded by the coding sequence ATGATGGATAAACTGAAACAGATTGTGGAAGCTGCCTTGTTGGCGGCGGGTGGTCCCCTGACCGTTGACCATCTTCAGGAGCTGTTCCTGGAGGAAGAGCGACCGGAAAAGAAGGATGTGCGCGAGGCGCTGGCCGCCCTGGCGGAAGATTACCGCGGTCGCGGGATCGAGATCGCCGAAGTGGCCGGTGGATTCCGGGTCAATGTACGGGAAGAGTATGCCCCTTGGGTCTCCCGGCTGTGGGAAGAGCGTGCACCGCGCTACTCCCGTGCTTTACTGGAGACACTGGCACTGATCGCCTATCGTCAACCGATAACCCGTGGTGAGATCGAAGAGATTCGCGGGGTCAGTGTCAGCAGCAATATTGTAAAAACACTTCTGGAGCGGGAGTGGGTGCGGGTGGTCGGGACCCGTGATGTGCCGGGAAAACCGTCGCTCTACGCCACCACCCGGGAGTTTCTGAACTACTTTGGACTGAAAAGCCTGGATGAGTTGCCGACCCTGCAGCAGATTCGCGATCTGGACTCCATTAACCAGGAGCTGGAACTGGCAGAACCGGGTAGTGAAGTGACCGAAAACAGCCCCATGGCCGATGGGGAAGACCCTGACTACGTCGAGGAGATAGGGGCTGAAGCTGAGCCGGCCGATGGGCCTGACTCTGCCGATGACCCGCTGGCGGAGGTGATCCCCCTGCATGGGGAAAGTGCCGCTGCCGAGGCTCCCGAGGCGGAACTGGAGTCAGTGACCGGATCGGACACCGATAGCAGTTCCGAATCAGCTGCTCTCGATGGGAAAAAAGATGAAGAATAA
- a CDS encoding segregation and condensation protein A, producing the protein MSDKETNLPLHNHPHPEQEEMPFAVVQGAPWTTIPKDLYIPPDALEVFLDAFEGPLDLLLYLIKRQNLDILDIPIAEITTQYMEYVDLMKNIRLELAAEYLVMAAMLAEIKSRMLLPRQEEEDEEEGDPRAELIRRLQEYERYKQAAEDIDNLPRMGRDLFQAAADVPDRIIQRRPPDVDLREILLALKEVMHRVDMFSHHQVQMEPLSVREKMSGILELINAESFTEFTQLFDPEEGRLGVVVTFLAVLELIKGSLIDLIQAESFGPIHVKAVSQAEH; encoded by the coding sequence ATGTCAGACAAGGAAACCAATCTGCCGCTGCATAACCATCCCCATCCGGAGCAGGAGGAGATGCCGTTTGCTGTGGTACAGGGGGCTCCCTGGACGACGATACCGAAGGATCTCTACATTCCCCCGGATGCGTTGGAGGTGTTTCTTGATGCCTTCGAGGGGCCGCTGGATCTGCTGCTCTACCTGATCAAGCGACAGAACCTGGATATTCTGGACATACCCATTGCCGAGATCACTACCCAGTACATGGAGTATGTGGATCTGATGAAGAATATCCGTCTGGAGTTGGCGGCGGAGTACCTGGTAATGGCGGCCATGCTGGCGGAAATCAAGTCCCGCATGTTGTTGCCTCGACAGGAAGAGGAAGATGAAGAGGAGGGTGATCCTCGGGCCGAGCTGATCAGGCGACTACAGGAGTATGAACGGTACAAACAGGCGGCGGAGGATATCGACAATCTGCCCCGTATGGGCCGGGACCTGTTTCAGGCCGCAGCCGATGTGCCGGACCGGATTATCCAGCGGCGGCCGCCGGATGTGGATCTGCGGGAGATTCTGCTGGCCCTGAAAGAGGTGATGCACCGGGTGGATATGTTCAGCCATCACCAGGTTCAGATGGAACCGCTGTCGGTACGGGAAAAGATGTCCGGTATCCTGGAGCTGATCAATGCGGAGAGCTTTACCGAATTCACCCAGCTGTTTGATCCCGAAGAGGGTCGGTTGGGCGTGGTGGTGACCTTCCTGGCGGTGCTGGAACTGATCAAGGGATCCCTGATTGATCTGATCCAGGCGGAGAGCTTTGGTCCGATTCATGTCAAAGCCGTATCCCAGGCGGAACATTAG
- a CDS encoding tryptophan--tRNA ligase, with protein sequence MNSVPAQHARILSGMRPTGRLHLGHYHGVLKNWVELQHEYECFFFVADWHALTTLYDDPSSIPDSVMEMVIDWLAVGVNQGEAKIFIQSQVPEHAELHLLLSMITPLGWLERVPTYKDQQEKLKEKDLATYGFLGYPLLQAADILIYKAGLVPVGEDQVSHVEFTREVARRFNHIYGRETGFEEMAEQAIKKMGKKSAKLYNRYRKAYQEQGDQSALDAARALLDSQQNITVNDRDRLFGYLEGSGRVILPEPQPLLTKASKMPGLDGQKMSKSYGNTIALRDDPEVVEKSLRTMPTDTNRVRRTDPGDPDRCPVWQFHLVYSSDGVKTWVQEGCRSAGIGCVECKQPIIDAVLQELKPIQERAKSFEAQPDLVRSILAEGCEAARDMAQSTMVEVRHAMSMNYR encoded by the coding sequence TTGAACTCTGTTCCTGCGCAACATGCCCGAATTCTTTCCGGCATGCGACCGACCGGCCGTCTTCATCTGGGTCATTATCACGGTGTTCTGAAAAACTGGGTTGAACTCCAGCACGAATATGAGTGTTTCTTTTTTGTGGCCGACTGGCATGCCCTGACGACGCTCTATGACGACCCCAGTTCCATTCCCGATAGCGTCATGGAGATGGTGATTGATTGGCTGGCAGTTGGCGTGAATCAGGGCGAAGCGAAGATTTTTATCCAGTCCCAGGTGCCGGAGCATGCCGAGCTGCATCTGCTGCTCTCCATGATTACCCCACTCGGCTGGCTCGAGCGGGTGCCGACCTATAAGGATCAGCAGGAGAAGCTGAAAGAGAAGGATCTGGCTACCTATGGTTTTCTCGGTTATCCGCTGCTGCAGGCGGCCGATATCCTGATTTACAAGGCGGGACTGGTGCCGGTAGGTGAGGATCAGGTGTCCCACGTGGAGTTCACCCGGGAAGTCGCCCGTCGCTTCAACCATATTTATGGCCGGGAGACCGGGTTTGAGGAGATGGCTGAGCAGGCGATCAAGAAGATGGGTAAAAAGAGCGCCAAGCTCTACAACCGCTATCGCAAGGCCTACCAGGAGCAGGGCGATCAGTCGGCGCTGGATGCGGCCCGGGCACTGCTGGACAGCCAACAGAATATCACCGTTAATGACCGGGACCGGCTGTTTGGTTACCTGGAAGGGAGTGGTCGGGTCATTCTGCCGGAACCCCAGCCGCTGCTGACCAAGGCCTCCAAGATGCCGGGATTGGACGGACAGAAGATGTCCAAATCCTACGGTAACACCATCGCCCTGCGGGATGACCCGGAAGTGGTCGAAAAGTCCCTGCGTACCATGCCGACCGATACCAATCGGGTGCGTCGTACCGATCCGGGTGATCCGGATCGCTGTCCGGTATGGCAGTTCCACCTGGTCTACTCCAGTGACGGTGTCAAGACCTGGGTACAGGAGGGGTGCCGGAGTGCCGGAATCGGTTGTGTCGAGTGCAAACAGCCGATCATTGATGCGGTATTACAGGAACTGAAGCCGATCCAGGAGCGTGCCAAATCATTCGAGGCCCAGCCCGACCTGGTTCGCTCTATTTTGGCGGAAGGGTGTGAAGCCGCCCGGGACATGGCGCAGTCCACCATGGTTGAGGTACGCCACGCCATGTCCATGAACTACCGCTAA
- a CDS encoding site-2 protease family protein, giving the protein MEGLTTIQKIAVLFLPVLFAITVHEAAHGWMAKKLGDQTASLLGRVTLNPLRHIDLVGTILVPLGMFALTGFLFGWAKPVPVDGRNLHHPRRDMALVAVAGPGANLIMAIFWAGMIHLGVILGDSYAWFALPMIYMGYAGILINAFLMVLNLIPILPLDGGRVVASLLPPRLAMQYARLEPWGLIIVMALLFSGLLGSVVQPGVGLVQNFSTWIVGLH; this is encoded by the coding sequence ATGGAAGGTTTAACCACAATTCAGAAAATAGCGGTACTGTTTCTGCCGGTACTGTTCGCCATCACCGTACATGAGGCGGCGCACGGCTGGATGGCAAAAAAACTGGGGGATCAGACTGCCAGCCTGTTGGGCCGTGTCACCCTCAACCCGTTGCGCCACATCGATCTGGTTGGAACTATCTTGGTTCCCCTGGGGATGTTTGCCCTGACCGGCTTTCTGTTTGGTTGGGCAAAACCGGTGCCGGTGGATGGGCGAAATCTGCATCATCCCAGGCGGGATATGGCGCTGGTGGCGGTAGCGGGTCCCGGTGCCAACCTGATCATGGCCATATTCTGGGCCGGTATGATCCACCTGGGAGTGATTCTGGGCGACAGCTATGCCTGGTTTGCCCTGCCCATGATCTATATGGGTTATGCAGGCATACTGATTAACGCCTTTCTGATGGTGCTTAATCTGATCCCGATTCTGCCGCTGGATGGGGGGCGGGTGGTCGCTTCTCTGCTGCCGCCTCGACTGGCGATGCAGTACGCCCGGCTGGAACCCTGGGGATTGATTATCGTGATGGCGCTCCTGTTCAGTGGATTACTGGGCAGCGTGGTGCAACCTGGTGTGGGCCTGGTACAAAATTTCAGCACCTGGATAGTGGGCTTGCATTGA
- a CDS encoding L-threonylcarbamoyladenylate synthase, with protein sequence MAQFFQIHPENPQLRLIRSAVDIIRQGGVVVYPTDSSYALGCHIGDKAAMERIRAIRRLDDKHNFTLVCRDLSEIANYAKLDNHHYRMLKNLTPGPYTFISKATKQVPRRLQHPKKKTIGIRVPDNVIVRALLAELDEPIMSSTLILPGEEMPLTDPYEMRDILSHQVDLVIDGGYCGFEDSTVVDIEGDTPFVVRAGKGDTSLFET encoded by the coding sequence ATGGCACAGTTTTTTCAGATTCATCCCGAAAATCCACAGTTACGACTGATACGCAGCGCGGTGGATATTATTCGCCAGGGCGGCGTGGTGGTTTATCCCACCGATTCCAGCTACGCATTGGGTTGCCATATCGGCGACAAGGCGGCCATGGAACGGATTCGCGCCATCCGTCGGTTGGATGACAAGCACAATTTTACCCTGGTCTGCCGGGATCTGTCGGAAATCGCCAATTATGCGAAGCTCGACAATCACCACTACCGGATGTTGAAAAATCTCACTCCGGGCCCCTATACCTTTATTTCTAAGGCCACCAAGCAGGTGCCGCGGCGTTTGCAGCATCCGAAGAAAAAGACCATCGGCATCCGGGTCCCCGATAATGTCATCGTCCGGGCGCTGTTGGCGGAACTGGATGAACCCATAATGAGTTCCACCCTGATACTGCCGGGTGAGGAGATGCCACTGACCGATCCCTATGAAATGCGGGATATCCTCAGCCATCAGGTGGACCTGGTGATCGACGGCGGTTATTGCGGCTTCGAGGATAGTACGGTAGTGGATATAGAAGGGGATACGCCCTTTGTGGTACGTGCCGGCAAGGGCGATACCTCCCTGTTCGAGACCTGA
- a CDS encoding PHP domain-containing protein: MNACYDLHCHSTASDGTLTPVQLVARAAEAGVDVLALTDHDTTEGLPEAIAAARSAGLCLVTGVEISVTWAGQVVHIVGLGFDPGNPALQAGLAGLRRFRDWRAEEIGRRLAKSGIPGAYEGARGYSNGHLISRTHFARFLVEQGYSADMRKVFKQFLTRGKPGHVAGEWAELDQAVGWIKDAGGQAVIAHPARYGMTRTRLRRLIGEFQEAGGTALEVVSGSHSRDEVFTMARHSRDFSLCASVGSDYHGPETPWAQLGRLMPLPDNAVPIWHDWSISKTQALA, translated from the coding sequence ATGAACGCCTGTTACGACCTGCATTGTCACTCCACAGCCTCGGATGGAACCCTCACACCAGTCCAACTGGTGGCCCGCGCGGCCGAGGCGGGGGTGGACGTATTGGCGTTGACTGATCACGACACCACGGAGGGCTTGCCGGAGGCCATCGCGGCCGCCCGAAGCGCCGGGCTTTGCCTGGTTACTGGCGTGGAGATTTCTGTCACCTGGGCGGGACAGGTCGTGCATATTGTGGGTCTGGGATTTGATCCCGGTAACCCGGCGCTACAGGCTGGATTGGCCGGATTGCGCCGGTTTCGCGACTGGCGAGCCGAGGAGATCGGTCGACGACTGGCTAAAAGCGGCATACCCGGTGCCTATGAAGGGGCCCGGGGATACTCTAATGGCCACCTGATCAGCCGAACCCATTTCGCCCGTTTCCTGGTCGAACAGGGCTACTCCGCCGATATGCGTAAAGTGTTCAAGCAGTTTCTGACCCGGGGCAAACCGGGACATGTGGCCGGAGAGTGGGCTGAACTGGACCAGGCGGTTGGTTGGATCAAGGATGCGGGCGGTCAGGCGGTGATCGCCCATCCGGCCCGGTACGGTATGACCCGAACCCGGCTGAGGCGGCTGATTGGCGAGTTTCAGGAGGCGGGTGGTACGGCGCTGGAAGTGGTTTCGGGCAGCCACAGCCGGGATGAAGTGTTTACTATGGCGCGACACAGTCGCGATTTCTCTCTGTGCGCCTCGGTCGGCTCGGATTATCATGGACCTGAAACCCCCTGGGCCCAGTTGGGCAGGCTCATGCCGCTTCCGGACAATGCGGTGCCTATCTGGCACGACTGGTCCATCTCCAAGACGCAGGCGCTGGCCTGA
- a CDS encoding septation protein A: MKFLSDLFPVILFFIAYKMYDFYVATAVIIVATIVQVGYNWFRYRKVEKMHLVTLLLVLLFGGLTLYLQDPLFLKWKPTVVNWLFAIVFFGSHFIGNRTLVERMMGKSVALPVPVWSRLNMAWTLFFVAMGAINLYVAFSFSEDTWVNFKLFGMMGMTILFIILQAFYLAKYISEVEQKTTPEES, from the coding sequence ATGAAGTTTTTAAGCGACCTGTTTCCCGTCATACTCTTTTTTATTGCCTACAAAATGTATGACTTTTATGTTGCGACAGCGGTCATCATTGTCGCCACCATCGTCCAGGTCGGTTACAACTGGTTTCGTTACCGGAAAGTGGAGAAGATGCACCTGGTGACCCTGCTGCTGGTGCTGCTGTTTGGCGGCCTGACCCTCTATCTGCAGGATCCGCTGTTCCTCAAATGGAAGCCCACGGTGGTCAACTGGCTGTTCGCTATCGTATTTTTTGGCAGTCACTTTATCGGCAACCGGACCCTGGTCGAGAGAATGATGGGCAAGAGCGTGGCACTACCCGTGCCGGTCTGGAGCAGGCTCAACATGGCCTGGACCCTGTTCTTTGTCGCCATGGGAGCCATCAATTTGTACGTGGCGTTCAGTTTTTCTGAAGACACCTGGGTCAATTTCAAACTGTTTGGGATGATGGGGATGACCATCCTGTTTATCATCCTTCAGGCATTCTACCTGGCCAAATACATTAGCGAAGTAGAGCAGAAAACCACCCCGGAGGAGAGTTGA
- a CDS encoding YciI family protein, giving the protein MLYAIMGTDREDSLEARLQARPEHLARLKQLQSEGRLLLAGPHPSIDSEDPGPAGFSGSLIIAEFASLEEAKAWADDDPYTQTGVFSEITVKPFLKVLP; this is encoded by the coding sequence GTGTTATACGCAATTATGGGTACGGATCGCGAAGACAGCCTGGAAGCCCGCCTGCAGGCGCGGCCTGAACACCTGGCGCGGCTCAAACAGTTACAGAGTGAAGGCCGTCTGCTGCTGGCCGGCCCGCACCCGTCAATCGACAGTGAAGATCCCGGGCCTGCCGGTTTCAGCGGCAGCCTGATCATTGCCGAGTTTGCCAGCCTGGAAGAGGCCAAGGCCTGGGCGGACGACGATCCCTACACCCAAACCGGTGTCTTTTCAGAGATCACGGTGAAACCCTTCCTGAAAGTTCTGCCCTGA
- the moaA gene encoding GTP 3',8-cyclase MoaA, producing the protein MNELIDRFGRRIEYLRLSVTDRCDFRCFYCIPKGFKGFTDVEDRLKLDEFIRLIRVFSELGVSKIRLTGGEPLIHKDIEPLVRGIAALPDVEDFSMSTNASHLAQHARMLKDTGVGRINVSLDSLNPEVFHHITQGDLSKVIDGLMAAKRVDLYPIKINMVVMRDLNLHEVGDMVDFCIENRFTLRFIETMPVGAAGQMARDRYVPLDEVREILEQRFKLEPARMKGAGPAKYFKIVDKRIKIGFITPMSQHFCEDCNRVRLSSEGTLYLCLGQQDKLELKPLIRQGLSDEQLKDEILAAIQRKPEKHEFNTNPDQVVRVMSMTGG; encoded by the coding sequence ATGAACGAACTCATTGATCGTTTTGGCCGGAGAATCGAGTATCTGCGACTGTCAGTCACGGATCGCTGCGATTTTCGCTGTTTCTACTGTATACCAAAGGGATTTAAAGGATTTACCGACGTAGAGGATCGGCTGAAACTGGATGAGTTCATCCGGTTAATCCGGGTATTCAGCGAACTGGGTGTCAGCAAAATTCGCCTCACCGGGGGTGAGCCCCTGATCCACAAGGATATTGAGCCGTTGGTCCGGGGCATTGCGGCGCTGCCGGACGTGGAGGACTTCTCCATGAGCACCAACGCTTCCCATCTGGCGCAGCACGCCCGGATGCTCAAGGATACCGGGGTAGGACGCATCAACGTCAGCCTCGACTCGCTGAACCCGGAAGTGTTTCACCACATCACCCAGGGCGACCTGAGCAAGGTGATCGACGGCTTGATGGCGGCGAAGCGGGTTGACCTCTATCCCATCAAGATCAATATGGTGGTGATGCGGGACCTGAATCTCCACGAAGTGGGTGATATGGTGGATTTCTGTATCGAAAACCGCTTCACCCTGCGGTTTATTGAAACCATGCCGGTGGGCGCGGCCGGGCAGATGGCTCGGGATCGCTATGTGCCGTTGGATGAGGTCCGTGAAATTCTTGAACAGCGCTTCAAGCTGGAACCGGCCCGCATGAAGGGGGCCGGTCCGGCCAAGTACTTCAAGATTGTCGACAAGCGTATCAAGATCGGCTTCATTACCCCCATGTCGCAGCACTTCTGTGAGGATTGTAACCGGGTGCGGTTGTCGTCCGAGGGCACGCTCTATCTCTGCCTGGGGCAACAGGATAAGTTGGAGTTAAAACCGCTTATTAGACAGGGTCTTTCTGATGAGCAGCTCAAGGATGAGATCCTGGCGGCCATCCAGCGCAAACCGGAAAAACATGAGTTCAACACCAATCCCGACCAGGTTGTGCGGGTCATGTCCATGACCGGGGGGTAG